Proteins encoded together in one Anopheles darlingi chromosome 3, idAnoDarlMG_H_01, whole genome shotgun sequence window:
- the LOC125953576 gene encoding enhancer of yellow 2 transcription factor-like produces the protein MYSKSVDQMTILHGDRTKLKDLLRKRLIECGWFEEVQLLCRQSITESELGNLDTVVQHVTPKARALVPDIVKRELLYKIRAILVERGQMAVDV, from the exons ATGTACAGCAAGAGTGTGGACCAGATGACCATCCTGCACGGCGATCGGACTAA GCTAAAGGACCTACTTCGGAAACGGCTGATCGAGTGTGGCTGGTTCGAGGAGGTGCAGCTGCTCTGCCGCCAAAGCATCACGGAGTCCGAGCTCGGCAATCTCGACACCGTCGTGCAACACGTAACGCCCAAGGCTCGCGCTCTGGTGCCGGATATCGTGAAACGGGAGCTCCTGTACAAAATCCGGGCGATACTGGTCGAGCGGGGCCAGATGGCCGTGGACGTTTAG